In Cyprinus carpio isolate SPL01 chromosome B16, ASM1834038v1, whole genome shotgun sequence, the following are encoded in one genomic region:
- the LOC109053793 gene encoding PILR alpha-associated neural protein isoform X2, whose translation MKQCSISPHIGFIPLWSFLLVTVIFCTATGDTDDRKWEELGEKQMPVTAQASTTQLWAVDWGPTQPLEDETHHLLSSLETEGLRVTTPEDWSHRRSAAANQTQRPTTGERDKIETEEQGTEEVDPQFYVTVTISSLLILSAVVISAKLCYDRSLSQRPPPLSLAIPRSIAQEDSRQTLHSTPSFADRER comes from the exons ATGAAGCAATG CTCCATCTCTCCCCACATTGGATTCATTCCCCTTTGGAGCTTCCTGCTGGTCACTGTAATTTTTTGCACTGCCACTGGTGACACAGATGACAGGAAGTGGGAGGAGTTGGGCGAAAAGCAGATGCCAGTCACGGCGCAGGCCAGCACCACTCAGCTGTGGGCAGTGGACTGGGGTCCCACGCAGCCCCTGGAGGACGAAACCCATCACTTGCTGTCCAGTCTGGAGACGGAGGGTTTGAGGGTGACTACGCCCGAGGACTGGTCGCACCGTCGAAGCGCGGCCGCCAATCAAACGCAACGCCCGACTACAGGAGAGAGGGACAAGATAGAGACAGAAGAGCAGGGCACCGAGGAAG tggaccCACAGTTTTATGTGACAGTGACGATCTCATCTCTGCTGATTCTCTCTGCGGTCGTCATCTCTGCTAAACTCTG tTACGACCGCAGTCTCTCGCAGCGTCCTCCGCCTCTCTCCCTCGCCATCCCTCGCTCCATAGCTCAGGAGGACAGCAGGCAGACACTGCACAGCACTCCATCCTTCGCCGACAGAGAGAGGTAG
- the LOC109053793 gene encoding PILR alpha-associated neural protein isoform X1 → MKQCSISPHIGFIPLWSFLLVTVIFCTATGDTDDRKWEELGEKQMPVTAQASTTQLWAVDWGPTQPLEDETHHLLSSLETEGLRVTTPEDWSHRRSAAANQTQRPTTGERDKIETEEQGTEEVDPQFYVTVTISSLLILSAVVISAKLCYDRSLSQRPPPLSLAIPRSIAQEDSRQTLHSTPSFADRERIPVVNL, encoded by the exons ATGAAGCAATG CTCCATCTCTCCCCACATTGGATTCATTCCCCTTTGGAGCTTCCTGCTGGTCACTGTAATTTTTTGCACTGCCACTGGTGACACAGATGACAGGAAGTGGGAGGAGTTGGGCGAAAAGCAGATGCCAGTCACGGCGCAGGCCAGCACCACTCAGCTGTGGGCAGTGGACTGGGGTCCCACGCAGCCCCTGGAGGACGAAACCCATCACTTGCTGTCCAGTCTGGAGACGGAGGGTTTGAGGGTGACTACGCCCGAGGACTGGTCGCACCGTCGAAGCGCGGCCGCCAATCAAACGCAACGCCCGACTACAGGAGAGAGGGACAAGATAGAGACAGAAGAGCAGGGCACCGAGGAAG tggaccCACAGTTTTATGTGACAGTGACGATCTCATCTCTGCTGATTCTCTCTGCGGTCGTCATCTCTGCTAAACTCTG tTACGACCGCAGTCTCTCGCAGCGTCCTCCGCCTCTCTCCCTCGCCATCCCTCGCTCCATAGCTCAGGAGGACAGCAGGCAGACACTGCACAGCACTCCATCCTTCGCCGACAGAGAGAG GATACCAGTGGTCAATCTTTGA